A DNA window from Patagioenas fasciata isolate bPatFas1 chromosome 1, bPatFas1.hap1, whole genome shotgun sequence contains the following coding sequences:
- the LOC136115825 gene encoding histone H4, with translation MSGRGKGGKGLGKGGAKRHRKVLRDNIQGITKPAIRRLARRGGVKRISGLIYEETRGVLKVFLENVIRDAVTYTEHAKRKTVTAMDVVYALKRQGRTLYGFGG, from the coding sequence ATGTCTGGTAGAGGCAAAGGCGGAAAGGGGCTCGGCAAGGGGGGCGCCAAGCGCCACCGCAAGGTGCTGCGCGATAACATCCAGGGCATCACCAAGCCGGCCATCCGCCGCCTGGCCCGGCGCGGCGGCGTCAAGCGCATCTCGGGGCTCATCTACGAGGAGACTCGCGGAGTGCTGAAGGTGTTCCTGGAGAACGTGATCCGCGACGCTGTCACCTACACCGAGCACGCCAAGAGGAAGACGGTGACAGCCATGGACGTGGTTTATGCCCTTAAGCGCCAGGGACGCACTCTCTACGGCTTCGGCGGCTAA
- the LOC136099863 gene encoding histone H3, whose protein sequence is MARTKQTARKSTGGKAPRKQLATKAARKSAPATGGVKKPHRYRPGTVALREIRRYQKSTELLIRKLPFQRLVREIAQDFKTDLRFQSSAVMALQEASEAYLVGLFEDTNLCAIHAKRVTIMPKDIQLARRIRGERA, encoded by the coding sequence ATGGCACGTACGAAGCAGACGGCGCGTAAGTCGACGGGCGGGAAGGCGCCCCGCAAGCAGCTGGCCACCAAGGCTGCCCGCAAGAGCGCGCCGGCCACCGGCGGCGTGAAGAAGCCGCACCGCTACCGGCCCGGCACGGTGGCGCTGCGCGAGATCCGGCGCTACCAGAAGTCGACGGAGCTGCTGATCCGCAAGCTGCCCTTCCAGCGCCTGGTGCGCGAGATCGCGCAGGACTTCAAGACCGACCTGCGCTTCCAGAGCTCGGCCGTCATGGCGCTGCAGGAGGCCAGCGAGGCCTACCTGGTGGGGCTGTTCGAGGACACCAACCTGTGCGCCATCCACGCCAAGCGCGTCACCATCATGCCCAAGGACATCCAGCTGGCCCGCCGCATCCGCGGCGAGCGTGCCTGA
- the LOC136100767 gene encoding histone H3, with protein MARTKQTARKSTGGKAPRKQLATKAARKSAPATGGVKKPHRYRPGTVALREIRRYQKSTELLIRKLPFQRLVREIAQDFKTDLRFQSSAVMALQEASEAYLVGLFEDTNLCAIHAKRVTIMPKDIQLARRIRGERA; from the coding sequence ATGGCGCGTACCAAGCAGACAGCGCGTAAGTCGACGGGCGGGAAGGCGCCCCGCAAGCAGCTGGCCACCAAGGCTGCCCGCAAGAGCGCGCCGGCCACCGGCGGCGTGAAGAAGCCGCACCGCTACCGGCCCGGCACGGTGGCGCTGCGCGAGATCCGGCGCTACCAGAAGTCGACGGAGCTGCTGATCCGCAAGCTGCCCTTCCAGCGCCTGGTGCGCGAGATCGCGCAGGACTTCAAGACCGACCTGCGCTTCCAGAGCTCGGCCGTCATGGCGCTGCAGGAGGCCAGCGAGGCCTACCTGGTGGGGCTGTTCGAGGACACCAACCTGTGCGCCATCCACGCCAAGCGCGTCACCATCATGCCCAAGGACATCCAGCTGGCCCGCCGCATCCGCGGCGAGCGTGCCTGA